The DNA region AGAAGCCGAAATATTTGGTCTTATCAGTAAAGTTGAAAACCTGAAGAAAGAACGTAATGTTCTGTGGTTGCGAGAGTTCAAGGAGTGGATGGATCATTCGCTAGAGGATTTTGCGGATGTCAGCAAAGACAGTCCGGGTATCAATTTGGAAAAGAAGTACTCTACAAAGATTAAAGAAACCTCGAGGCATCGTGGTGGAACACCGAGATATGCACCTGGGTCTTTACATGCTCCAAGAGCTAAGAGCTATAGGAAACGTTTAGAAGGCAATGGTTCATGTGTGGATAATACTGGTATGGATGATATGAAATACGTTGAAGGTAATGAGACACAAAAGATCATCTCTTCATTAAGCCTTCAAAGTGCAGATCTAAATCAGAAGCATCAGGAATATTTACACGACGAGATGGAAACTTTGTCAGTTGAACCAAACAACCTATTTCCTACAATACTTGTTAGCGAGAAACTAGCTGAAAATGGAAACATGTCAACATTGGTTATTATAACCCAGGATATGACGGGATCTACATATCCTAGGTCACCCCCTCATTATCAGAAAGATGTCTTATATCGACGTCATAACTTGGTGGAAGAAATCTTGCAGTTGTCTGCAGATTCTTTTTCAGTGGCATCATCTGATACAACAAGCAGCTGCAGTGAAGATGGTAACTATGACTCTGAGTCTGAGTATTCAAATCATGAAGAGGGGAGGTTTACAGATATTTTTAATGTGAATAGACTCAGGGAGCAGATTCCTGGATCTGAAACAAACGGAACAAGCTCTTTTGATTCTCAACTGAAGAATGGTAGCATAAGTAAAAGTTTGAGGACAGATGACTCGTGGAAGGAGAATACTACTAACGTTTCTGGATTGCATGGTGACCTTGATTCTGGTGCTAATCAGATTTACCATTTGGttgagaaaaggaaaaggaaaccTATAAAAAGATTCGTTTCTCTGCAGAAAGAGGAAAGTTGCATTCTTAGTGGAGAGACATCTCTCAGGAGTGATGTAGAAATCAGTGATTCCGGTGAAGATGAGTTTATTTCTGATCATTTGCGGGGAAGTTTGTCAGCAGTTTGTAGTACTAGTAATAGCAATATTAGATTTTTGGGGACTGAAAGAACACTTGAAGGAAAAAGCGATTTAGTAGAGGAATATTTTGCAGCTAATCTGTCAGATTCCAGTTCTCAAGAAACTTGTAGGATGTACATGAGTTGTGATCTTATACTAAAGGAAGGTTCTACATACAAGCAACGGTGAGTTATTGTTCCATTTGCATGGTTGTAGTTTATAGGTAAAGGATAATAATGCGAGTCCCCTTCAATAGGTTTATACATTAGCATCCATATCTGATTCCTGACTTCCAAAGGAAAAAAGTGATGTCATTCTTTTCAGTACGGCTAAGCTTTCTTAATATTCAATTTACTTGCAGAACTACACGATAGTCTTAGTATTAGATGAGTGATGAGTGATGAGTGAGAAGCCGTCTGTGAGTTTCGGCTTTTGCTTCATAGCTGGTTTGAGAAACCACATCATACCATGAGTTATATTTTCGCTTCCCTTCTGACAATATTCTGAAATACAGGGAAGCAATGTTGCTGCTGAGTAGCCAAGACAAGCTGTACGTGCTACTCGTGGGTATGGCTACTGATTATGAAGGTTAGAAAGAATCAGCTGTCTTCATTGCCTAGCACGTTATAATTTTTACTAATGCTGAGTTGTTAATGGCGATGGACGACTGCAGGAAAAACCTTAAGTGTACGGTGTTGCCATAAACTCAAGGATTTGCAAGACGTTTCAGTTGGTCTAGGACTTCAGTTTGTGATGTTAGTCTTTTTCTTCTGGTTCGACATTGtagatttggttttgttatccATTGTCCATGTCCTTGAACCTTTCTCTTTCCTTCTAGGTAGGCTACACTTTTGGGAGGATGCAGAATACATTTTCGTAACGAAGTGCATTGAGAAAACAACAGAATTAATCAATTTCATACAAGTTTCTGATTCCCATGCTGCAGAGTTTAAATGTTCTTTGCAAAGGTTGGCTATTTAACTTTCAACTCAGAGTCGGCTATGTAAATTTTTGCTGTCATAATGTCTTCTTCCATATTAATGGCAGTCTGGAGAATATTCAGGTGGACTTGTTTGAGAAAGAAATATGTGGAGGTTTGAAGCTGAGTATATTCCAGTACAATGTTCTCCATATTCAGAGCAGCACTCTTGGAGGTATATTCTCTCTTGCCTAACTATGATATCCTATATTGATAAAAATGGTTCATGAAAAGTTACATCTTTCCCCCTGGAACCAAACGTGAAAGTAAACCTCAAAGTGTATTTTTTGTCGATAATTCTGCAAACCTGCGGGCCGCGGCGAGGCCAAATCATACTCACATTGGCGACCTAGACTGTAGTATTCGTATTCACGATAAGCCATGTCCCTCccgtttatttattttctctgttttatattACATGACATCGGAAACCCTACCAGAGAAAATGTATTGGGTCCCtgttttaataaatgttttggATAAAGTTCACTCTGCATAATGAATCATGAAGCAGAACAGTTTCATGGCTATAGTTACTGTGTTATTGTGTTCACTGCGTCCAAAACCCCCAAATAGGAGCTATCACTGATTGActactaagatttttgtttaatttaaactaaacaGAAGTGCCGTGGCTTTGGCGGTCACTGTTTGTGGCTGGTAGGCGTCTCTTTATATGCAATGAGGACTTCACAGAACTTAGTTCTCGAACGGTGTATTCTTCTTCTGCTCCGTATTTCTTGCTTGACTCGTGCTGCTCCATTTCTGCTATATCCGAGATGGTAATCAgtttcttcattctttttttctcttttgctagCTCATACTTCATCAAGATGAGATGTCAACTTCCATGCCAaacttgaattttgtttttgttcagaTTGTTGAATCGCAAGGAGCTACTGTGTCTTTGAAgatcaaagaaaccaaaacagtgGATTCAGTTACATGGAAGCTCAAGTGGTGTAGCATAGAGAATGCACTGAAGTTTGTGGCTTTGCTCAAAGCTCTTCACCCGAATTCACCAGAGTGGCCGTTGGCTGTAAGATACAGGAGATAAAGTCTTTGTTTgccttttttttagttcttttacCGATCACTGTCGTTATCTAGTTATGTATATACAGCACACATGTACATTGTTCATATTCATTtgattcaatttgtttttgggttaaaatcATCTCTTTAACCCCTCTGTGTTTTGAGCCATTCTTTCCCTTTTGAAAACATAGTAGAATTAATTTGGAGCCTTTGGTGTTGTAGTAGGAACATATTGGTCTACAGAGTAACAAACATTGGGCATGGTaacaaaattggattttttaaaTCCGCAGACACGATTAAACCACTTAAATTTGGCAAGCAGAGCAAGCCAATAAGCATAAAACTCAATTCCAAGTGTATGCGTATGACTAACAAAGAAACATGCCTTCTCGCTTTGTCCTTACAAGTTCCAGCGGTAATCTCTCCAGTGCCATCTAAAAAAACTCACATGAATCGTTTATCATATGATCCAAATCATAagcgaagagaagaaaaaaaggaagtttGCTTACTCACCCATAGTCGTGGAGCAGTTGGATCTGACTTCGGTTGTGCTTTGGCTAGCTTTGATTTGAAACTTATGGTGAGGCAGACCTTGAATTCCACTGAGAAAGGACTGTTCGACAAAGACATAGGATAGGATCATAGTTATCATcaatttatatagtatatactactTAGCGAGTCATTTGTTTCCATCAACTACATAGATTTATA from Camelina sativa cultivar DH55 chromosome 3, Cs, whole genome shotgun sequence includes:
- the LOC104777771 gene encoding uncharacterized protein LOC104777771 isoform X1 → MAIVTGDRYIEKLQKFLEQEAESLLEETTILKLNPAGLHYLHLRLESLRELERMLSGAPVDYLRAYVSDLGDYRALEQLRRMLRILTSVKVVSTLPSPARDPTPLSLIPFGRLKVLELRSCDLSTSPAKGLLELRHTLEKIICHNSTDALRHVFASRIAEITNSPEWNKLAVISCACNRLVLMDESLQLLPAAESLDLSRNKFAKVDNLRRCTKLKHLDLGFNHLRTVSHLSQVSCHLVKLVLRNNALTTLRGIENLKSLAGLDVSYNIISNFSELEFLWSLSALKELWLEGNPVCCARWYRVHVFSYIALPDNLKLDGTHIGTREFWKRHIIVAHRQSEPASHGFYSPAREEANEEGSCNRIKKKICRLASIDSEEKSTYVNSDQESASCDHENKENVKSDQEAEIFGLISKVENLKKERNVLWLREFKEWMDHSLEDFADVSKDSPGINLEKKYSTKIKETSRHRGGTPRYAPGSLHAPRAKSYRKRLEGNGSCVDNTGMDDMKYVEGNETQKIISSLSLQSADLNQKHQEYLHDEMETLSVEPNNLFPTILVSEKLAENGNMSTLVIITQDMTGSTYPRSPPHYQKDVLYRRHNLVEEILQLSADSFSVASSDTTSSCSEDGNYDSESEYSNHEEGRFTDIFNVNRLREQIPGSETNGTSSFDSQLKNGSISKSLRTDDSWKENTTNVSGLHGDLDSGANQIYHLVEKRKRKPIKRFVSLQKEESCILSGETSLRSDVEISDSGEDEFISDHLRGSLSAVCSTSNSNIRFLGTERTLEGKSDLVEEYFAANLSDSSSQETCRMYMSCDLILKEGSTYKQREAMLLLSSQDKLYVLLVGMATDYEGKTLSVRCCHKLKDLQDVSVGLGLQFVMLHFWEDAEYIFVTKCIEKTTELINFIQVSDSHAAEFKCSLQSLENIQVDLFEKEICGGLKLSIFQYNVLHIQSSTLGEVPWLWRSLFVAGRRLFICNEDFTELSSRTVYSSSAPYFLLDSCCSISAISEMIVESQGATVSLKIKETKTVDSVTWKLKWCSIENALKFVALLKALHPNSPEWPLAVRYRR
- the LOC104777771 gene encoding uncharacterized protein LOC104777771 isoform X2; the encoded protein is MAIVTGDRYIEKLQKFLEQEAESLLEETTILKLNPAGLHYLHLRLESLRELERMLSGAPVDYLRAYVSDLGDYRALEQLRRMLRILTSVKVVSTLPSPARDPTPLSLIPFGRLKVLELRSCDLSTSPAKGLLELRHTLEKIICHNSTDALRHVFASRIAEITNSPEWNKLAVISCACNRLVLMDESLQLLPAAESLDLSRNKFAKVDNLRRCTKLKHLDLGFNHLRTVSHLSQVSCHLVKLVLRNNALTTLRGIENLKSLAGLDVSYNIISNFSELEFLWSLSALKELWLEGNPVCCARWYRVHVFSYIALPDNLKLDGTHIGTREFWKRHIIVAHRQSEPASHGFYSPAREEANEEGSCNRIKKKICRLASIDSEEKSTYVNSDQESASCDHENKENVKSDQEAEIFGLISKVENLKKERNVLWLREFKEWMDHSLEDFADVSKDSPGINLEKKYSTKIKETSRHRGGTPRYAPGSLHAPRAKSYRKRLEGNGSCVDNTGMDDMKYVEGNETQKIISSLSLQSADLNQKHQEYLHDEMETLSVEPNNLFPTILVSEKLAENGNMSTLVIITQDMTGSTYPRSPPHYQKDVLYRRHNLVEEILQLSADSFSVASSDTTSSCSEDGNYDSESEYSNHEEGRFTDIFNVNRLREQIPGSETNGTSSFDSQLKNGSISKSLRTDDSWKENTTNVSGLHGDLDSGANQIYHLVEKRKRKPIKRFVSLQKEESCILSGETSLRSDVEISDSGEDEFISDHLRGSLSAVCSTSNSNIRFLGTERTLEGKSDLVEEYFAANLSDSSSQETCRMYMSCDLILKEGSTYKQREAMLLLSSQDKLYVLLVGMATDYEGKTLSVRCCHKLKDLQDVSVGLGLQFVM